A window of Rufibacter sp. LB8 contains these coding sequences:
- the ubiE gene encoding bifunctional demethylmenaquinone methyltransferase/2-methoxy-6-polyprenyl-1,4-benzoquinol methylase UbiE encodes MSVVPYKDQDEGKKTQVANMFNSIAKRYDFLNHFLSAGVDIYWRKRAVKLLEKHNPQVILDIATGTGDFALETMRLKPRQIVGIDISEGMLAVGREKIQKKGLENVIQLYLGDSENIQYPDNHFDAITVAFGVRNFENLEKGLSEMFRVLKPGGKAVVLEFSKPQTFPMKQGYNFYFKHILPVFGKLISKDNAAYTYLPESVQAFPDGPDFLAIFKKVGFKNTEWHSLTFGISSIYTGLK; translated from the coding sequence ATGTCAGTAGTACCGTATAAAGACCAGGACGAAGGAAAGAAAACCCAGGTGGCCAACATGTTCAACAGCATAGCCAAACGCTATGACTTCCTGAACCATTTCCTGAGCGCCGGCGTGGACATTTACTGGCGCAAGCGGGCGGTCAAACTGCTGGAGAAACACAACCCTCAGGTCATTCTGGACATTGCCACCGGTACGGGAGACTTCGCGCTGGAGACCATGCGCCTGAAACCCCGGCAGATTGTGGGCATTGACATCTCTGAGGGCATGCTGGCCGTGGGCCGCGAGAAAATTCAGAAGAAAGGCCTGGAGAACGTCATTCAACTGTACTTAGGAGATTCTGAGAACATTCAGTACCCAGACAACCACTTTGACGCCATTACTGTGGCTTTTGGCGTGCGCAACTTTGAGAACCTGGAGAAAGGCCTTTCTGAGATGTTCAGGGTCTTGAAACCGGGTGGCAAGGCCGTGGTGCTGGAATTCTCCAAACCGCAGACGTTCCCCATGAAACAGGGGTATAATTTTTATTTCAAACACATATTGCCGGTTTTCGGGAAATTGATCTCCAAAGACAACGCCGCCTACACGTACCTGCCAGAATCTGTGCAGGCGTTTCCAGACGGTCCAGATTTTTTGGCGATTTTCAAGAAAGTAGGTTTTAAAAACACAGAATGGCACTCACTCACGTTTGGCATCAGCTCCATTTACACCGGTTTAAAATAA
- a CDS encoding porin family protein — protein sequence MALTHVWHQLHLHRFKIIAFLCVALAQAPQQAQAQKILGENLPGYEYRKIRWGFSLGMNASWYQLQHSQTYVDQLGAGGYSVNDKVAPGFNVNFIATYRLSQDFQIRLQPGVGYYGRTVEYKGMVDGTGEDKTVLQELNTFNIEVPLLVKYESLRRKNSQMYFIAGVKPSVVVGGQKKGNPEVLQVGTADFTIEYGVGLDMFYPFFKFSPELRYARGITNVHKPYDSVYNNSIKSLTTNTITLYLNFE from the coding sequence ATGGCACTCACTCACGTTTGGCATCAGCTCCATTTACACCGGTTTAAAATAATCGCTTTCCTGTGCGTGGCCTTGGCCCAGGCACCCCAGCAGGCGCAGGCCCAGAAGATTCTGGGCGAAAACCTGCCCGGCTATGAATACCGCAAGATTAGGTGGGGTTTCTCTCTGGGCATGAACGCGTCTTGGTACCAACTGCAGCATTCACAGACCTACGTAGACCAACTGGGCGCTGGCGGTTATTCTGTGAATGACAAAGTGGCCCCGGGCTTCAACGTGAACTTTATTGCCACCTACCGGCTTTCTCAGGATTTTCAGATACGCCTGCAGCCCGGCGTGGGCTATTATGGCCGCACCGTGGAATACAAGGGCATGGTAGATGGCACCGGCGAGGACAAGACTGTTTTGCAGGAACTCAACACCTTTAACATAGAAGTGCCCTTGCTGGTGAAGTATGAATCGCTGCGGCGGAAAAATTCACAGATGTATTTTATTGCGGGCGTGAAACCGTCTGTAGTGGTGGGCGGCCAGAAAAAAGGCAACCCCGAGGTCTTGCAGGTGGGCACCGCTGATTTCACCATTGAGTATGGCGTGGGGCTGGACATGTTCTACCCGTTCTTCAAATTCTCCCCAGAACTGCGCTACGCCCGCGGCATCACCAATGTGCACAAGCCCTATGATTCTGTGTACAACAACAGCATCAAGAGCCTCACCACCAACACCATCACTTTGTACCTTAACTTTGAATAA
- a CDS encoding SDR family NAD(P)-dependent oxidoreductase — protein sequence MPKKIALVTGASSGIGRAAAVALAQQGFKIIAAGRRTERLQELVDQFGPDQVLPLAFDVRDHAAVQAAIASLPAAWKTIDVLINNAGNAHGLSPIQTGDIADWDAMLDINVKGLLYVTREVLPVMVERKSGHVINIGSIAGKEAYANGNVYCASKFAIDALSKAMRIDLVHEGVKVSEINPGAVETEFSEVRFKGDTERAANVYKGFEPLRAEDIADLLVFMVTRPKHVNIAEVLILPAAQASATIINKQ from the coding sequence ATGCCCAAGAAAATTGCATTAGTGACCGGAGCCTCTTCGGGCATTGGGCGGGCCGCCGCCGTGGCCCTGGCGCAACAGGGTTTCAAGATCATTGCCGCCGGACGACGCACCGAGCGCCTGCAGGAACTGGTTGACCAGTTTGGCCCAGACCAAGTGCTGCCCCTGGCCTTTGACGTGCGTGACCACGCCGCCGTGCAAGCCGCCATTGCCAGCCTGCCCGCCGCTTGGAAAACCATTGACGTGCTCATCAACAACGCCGGCAACGCGCACGGCCTTTCACCCATTCAAACCGGAGATATAGCCGACTGGGACGCCATGCTGGACATTAACGTAAAAGGTTTGCTGTACGTGACCCGCGAGGTGCTGCCCGTGATGGTGGAGCGCAAAAGCGGCCACGTGATCAATATTGGGTCCATTGCCGGCAAAGAGGCCTACGCCAACGGCAACGTATACTGCGCCAGTAAATTTGCCATAGACGCGCTCTCCAAAGCCATGCGCATTGACCTGGTACACGAGGGTGTGAAAGTGTCTGAAATAAACCCCGGCGCCGTGGAGACTGAGTTTTCTGAGGTTCGTTTCAAAGGCGACACAGAGCGTGCCGCCAACGTGTACAAAGGCTTTGAGCCGCTACGGGCCGAAGACATAGCCGACCTTCTGGTGTTCATGGTCACCCGGCCCAAGCACGTGAACATAGCCGAAGTCCTAATTCTCCCCGCCGCCCAAGCCTCGGCCACCATTATAAATAAGCAGTAA
- a CDS encoding VOC family protein, with the protein MEFTQIKETCLYVQDLAKTTSFYNGTLGLPVIGEAPDRFVFFKAGTSVLLCFNAQKTRENKELPPHFGQGQLHFALECKTEEYARWKAKLRQANVPIEHEQTWPHQRKSFYFRDPDQHLVEIVMPGIWEGT; encoded by the coding sequence ATGGAATTCACGCAGATCAAAGAAACCTGCCTGTACGTGCAGGACCTAGCCAAAACCACTTCGTTTTACAATGGCACGCTGGGCTTGCCCGTGATAGGCGAGGCCCCAGACCGGTTTGTGTTTTTTAAAGCGGGCACCAGTGTGCTGTTGTGTTTCAACGCCCAGAAAACCAGGGAGAACAAAGAGTTGCCACCGCATTTTGGCCAGGGCCAGTTACACTTTGCGCTGGAGTGTAAAACCGAGGAATACGCCCGCTGGAAAGCAAAGCTCAGGCAGGCAAACGTACCCATTGAGCACGAACAGACCTGGCCGCACCAACGCAAATCCTTTTATTTCAGAGACCCAGACCAGCATTTGGTGGAGATTGTGATGCCCGGCATTTGGGAGGGAACCTAG